The following DNA comes from Capsicum annuum cultivar UCD-10X-F1 chromosome 7, UCD10Xv1.1, whole genome shotgun sequence.
tatttaatcttttatttttacttttatcaacctttatttttttcctattctctctcagtttctacattttctttgatttttatttttttaatatttttcttcatttttttctttttccacaatttttattatttctattcttttcttcgatttcttccattcaagttacatctcatgagcaagagttgacactatcacattataaaggcaatacttacgactttcgaacaataagctgcgtttcatgggtaagagttgacactactacattgtagagataagacttatgattttcatacaacaagttatgtttcatgggcaaggcaagacttatgactttcaaacaacaagttatgtttcatgggcaagagtcgacactatcacattgtattttgatttatgagatgttttataactcttatcttagaggAAAGTCTTAGcttagggactttcaaacaacaaattatactccacgggcaagagttgactctaccacattatgtttttatttatgagatattctacaactattgccttagagaccaggcttagctcaaggactttcaaacaacaagttatgtttcgtGGGCAAGAGTcgatactaccacattgtattttgatttatgagatgttctacaactattgtcttagagacaagacttagctcaaggactttcaaacaacaaatcatgccccacgggcaagagttgactctgacacgttatgttttcatttatgagatattttacaaatattgccttagagacaagacttagctcgaagactttcaaacaacaaattactgactctaccacgttatattttcatttatgagatgttctacaactattgccttgaaggcaagacttgactcaagggttttcaaactataaattacgtgtcatgggcaagagttaactctaccacgttatattttcatttatgagatgttctacaattattgtcttagaggcaaaacttgactcaaggactttcaaactacaaattatgccccacgggcaagagttgactttatgttatgttttcatttatgagatgttctacaactattgccttagaggcaagacttaattagctcaaggactttcaaactacaaattatgccccatgggcaagagttgactccatcacgttatgttttcatttatgaaatgttctacaactattgccttggaggcaagacttgactcaaggactttcaaactacaaattatgtgccacgggcaagagttgacactgccacattatgtctttatttatgagatgttctacaactcttgccttagaggcaagacttaactcaatgactttcaaactataaattattccccacgggcaagagttgacactaccacgttatgttttcatttatgagaagttctacaactcttgccttagaggcaagacttagctcaaagactttcaaactacaaattatgctccacgggcaaaagttgatactaccatgttatgtcttcatttatggaatgttctacaacttttgctttagaggcaagacttagctcaaagactttcaaataataaactatgctccacgggcaagagttgacactaccaaaTCATGCCTCTATTTATGAGATAtcctacaactcttgccttagagacacgacttatctcaagaattttcaaagaacttcgtagcaacaattcatgcccttaaatttgttttgatgtaaaaaaaaaaaagatacctttgcagattatccaatttttcatttattagcaaaatataatagaagttgagaaaaaagaaaaaaacgatcaaacaaagtagaaaaataaaaaaagagattgagaaaaaagaaaaaaaaataaagatcaagaaaaaagcgaagaatttaaaaaactgagaaaaataaaaatgagaggaaaaaaaataaagtttgagaaaaatgaggggaaaaaagagaactgaaaaaagaaaaaaacgatcaaacaaaatagaaaaaaaaaagattgaaaaaaaaaggcaagaaaaaaataaagattaagaaaaaaatgaagaattaaaaaaaatgagaaagtaaaaaatgagaggaaaaaaataaagtttgagaaaaatcagagaaaaaaaagagaactgataaaaataaaaaataaaagaaaaataaaggttaaagacaaatgaattaaaaaaagggggaaaaggaAATATATAATGcttcagaaaaaagaaaaaagagaaaaaaataaaggttgagacaaatgaattaaaacatgaaaataaaattaaaggaaaaaaaatataaaagtgaaaataataaaaaatagaataataaaattaaaggaaaaaatgaaaagtgaaaataatagaaaataaaatttgagagataaataagtatgaaaagtttaaaaaatatatttgaggtgtagaggggcaaaatggtacctgtactatacttaaaaagtaaggaagattattttttaaagacatttcttattgggtcaaatatctaaagtcactcATATTTGAATCTATGATATGCAATTTCCTGTTTTTTAAACACTTTTTAATTTACCAAACAccttaaaaaagctaaaaaaagagattaaaaactgatttgaccagattttaatcctatccaaacgggctctaaatATACAACTTTCCCAAGGTTCAGAATGGGCCTCTAAAGAGCATTGTAATCAATCCAAGTATCAAATGGCCCAAATCAAATCATCAAaagggcaaacaacataaatttcgacAGTTTGAAATTAAATTACAGAAAATTctaatattttgtataattaccgaaaattttaattttgagtttgtcgagatatataattatcTCCAGATACATTTAAAGAAAgtacattttttttacttttgtaaagatacataattagctccagatattttttttttttaattttgaatttgtcaaGATACATGTACATCAAACGAAGATACAATTTATAATCTTCATCGTTGAGAAGGAAAAAGGTCGGATCACTAGCTAAAGCCCCTAAATGACCACTTAGTAATAAAGAAGGTAGGGGGTTCAGAGACCACAAGAAATTTGCCTAGAAGTAGCcacttttaaaacttaaaaaggtGCGTAATAGCTTACCGATTGAGCACTCTTGCGTCGAAGATGAACGGAGCTAGGCGATCTGTTGAAGCTGTGGGATGTCAAAATACACCGACAGGTTTTTTTTGTAAAGGTATATAATTAgctttcaatatatatatatatatttttgaattttgggtCTATTAACTCTctatatatttaataaagatatataattagttgaatcttttgttatttcttcatAAGAGTGAAGATTTGTATAAATACGATAAgtttacatttatattattttttcatcatcaaaattagCAAACAGGGTCACGTGAGAAGCACATGGATGACAGAATCACTAATATACTCCTCATCCACTCCACCCAACTCAAATAGACAAATACCAAAATTCAAAACTCCCTTCCTAGCCACACACCTCACTCTCTCTCTGTAAATATCCACTTCCCCATTatcccctctctctctctctctctctctctctcttctctttcaaTGGCTGCTGTGCTGCCGTCGTCGTCGCTTGCTCCGGTAGCTGCCGGTTATTCCTTCTCTAATCGTCGTTCATCTGTTAGATTCTCTCAGTTTAAAGGCCTTAAGATCCAGTCAACTCGATCATCCATATCCACTACCTCTTCATCCAAAATCGTTCCCCGTGGTGGACGCATCGTTTGCGAAGCTCAGAATACCGCCGTCGAAGGTATTTTATAAGCACTAAGTAGTGTATTTGTTATTGAAATACTCTGttcattcacttttacttgttatATTTAACTTTTCGAGATATATTTTGAGATATACTTTTAATGACATAATACAATAAATGTGCCAATTTACTTGACCTCAACTGGCATCTATGCCTTTTAACTTTGGATGTGCACAAATAAACACTTAAAACTGTTAGTTCTCTCAGTTTAAAGGCCTTAAGATCCGGTCTACTCGCTCATCCGTATCCACTACCTCTTCCTCCAAAATCATTCCCCGTGGTGGACGCATCGTTTGCGAAGCTTAGAATACCGCCGTCGAAGGTATTTTATAGGTAACTAAGTAGTATTTGTTACTTCTGTTATGTTGAGAGGAAGAGTAATACTCTGTTCATTTATTTGTTACTTATTACATCTCGCTTTTCGAGAGTTAAATGGAATGAACTTTGATCAATATGTTAAGATATAATACAATAAACGTGCCAATTTACTTGACCTCAACTGACGTCTATGCCTTTTAACTTTGGTTGTGCATAAATAAACACTTAAAACTGTTAGATTCTCTCAGTTTAAAGGCCTTAAGATCCGGTCTACTCGCTCATCCGTATCCACTACCTCTTCCTCCAAAATCATTCCCCATGGTGGACGCATCGTTTGCGAAGCTTAGAATACCGCCGTCAAAGGTATTTTATAGGTAACTAAGTAGTATTTGTTACTTCTGTCATGTTGAGAGGAGTAATACTGTGttcattcacttttacttgttatATTTTGCTTTTCGAGAGTTAAATGGAATGACCATGacctttgatcaatattttaagatataataCAATAAACGTGCCAATTTACTTGACCTCAATTGGCATCTATGCCTTCAACTTTGGATGTGCACAAATAAGCACTTAATTTATCGTATTAATGTAAGATGCATGCGTGTACTTATTCAACTTTATGATAGTTTAAGTTCCTACTTGTGCACAACCAAAGTTGGAGGACATAGATGTCAGATGAGGCCAAATTAAACTGcatatttatgatatgtattaGCCTTTTTAAAGtatattaatgtgaaaagtatgGGAATTTAGATTCGAAGATTAGTCTCGCGAAGCGAAACATGAAATGTGACAAGTAATAGTGAACGAAGGGAgtagttttgaacatataaactTAAGATGTTTGAATTAATCTAATTCAGTAAACTAGCTTTGAAGATTAGTCAAAATGACTCACTTGAAGTGAAAcctgacaagtaaaagtgaaggAGGGAGTAAAACTAACTTAAATTATTCTTTTGTAATCTCAAGGTATGTTTACTCGGGATGGGAAATGGAAACGTGAAGAACGTGTGTATTTCGCTGTAGTCTGTTTGTGGGGTGTGGTATTTTGGTCTTGATTACTTTGTTTTTATTAATAGTTGAAATAGATTTATGTAGTATACAAGTGTCCGTAGTGAGAGTCTGCTTTCTATTTTCCTTGGACAATGAGCTGGTTATTGTCATTTAATATCTCAGTTGAAGATTAAACAATTGGATATGGATGAAAATAGAGCGAAGGAAATCCTGTAGCACTGATGCTCCGAGTTGTGGGCTGTCTCGTTACTCCTTTTTAAATGGTGATGCATTGAAGGCAAGGATAAGAGCCTCAAAGTTACTGTTTGATTTTTTGTGTACACAGCTAATAAACTTGGATTACTTTTTAGGTGTACTCATTTGatgtttcttaatataaaaaaattgaattttccaGGAAAACCAccagtaaaataaaaaatgtcaataaTTCGTGTTGGATGTCCTTTAGGAGTCTTAGAGACAAGAATAATCTTGTGATACTctacataaagaaaagaaaggaaacaagaaaatgtaaaatatagaaatagatttGAAAGATACTTGATGTAAAAAAGTTGGGGAACATTGTTCATGTGCTCCTTCACCTTTCACAACCACCTAACTCCTCCCACAAGTCAGTTGTAATGATCCATGTGCTTAGCTCTTCTCCTCAGTCTTCCATAGCTCTTCTTGTGgtttttttacttgtttctttTCTCTTGGAAATACTATGTTAGGCGCATGTAACGAGTTTGAATCCTAAGCATGATATTTAAGTGGAGAAGGGTAATCCACTAAGTTCGAAACCGTGTGTCATTGACTCTCGGGGAGTTCTCGGTTATTAAAAGAAAACGATGCTGGCCTGTgctctttaaaaatttataaaagggAACTAGTATGTCAAGACAATGAGCCCAATTAAATGGTAAATGATGCCATTGGGGCTAGGGCCTCTATGGTATAATTCCCTCAAAGCTTTGCTACTTTCACAGTTTCACTTACCTGCTCAGACTTCACTGAATATTGGTTGCCAGCATATTGATTGCTCATGATGAGGCATTCTTTGCTACAATTTAGAAGCACTACCAACTTGAACTACGCATGTTGGATACTGATAGAGTTACTGGTGAAGCTACTGTAGATTTTAAGGAATAAACATTGTTAGGCGTATCAGTACTTCCTTTTGCCTTGCAGAATTTTCATTTTTCACCATGGCTTAAGAACCTTTTTGTGTGAGATGTAGATGTTGCACCAGTtatattagtcatgttagttggAAAAATAGGATTCTATGTTGTCAAATTTGATCTTTAGACATAATATAATTAGGTTTAGAAAAAATTTCACACGACCTTTCTGTCTAGTAAATTTCTAAATGTATCTCTGTTTTCTGTTTCTCTATTACTAGCCCGGTGCAGAATATGTTTCGTCTAGAGAAAATTACTTTTGTAGTATTCCCATCATTGTTAGCGTCTTTTGTTGGTTTAACACAGTTCTTGGAAATTGCAGTGGCTGCTGTTAATGATAAAACATGGAAGTCACTTGTAGTTGAGTCTGATTTACCTGTACTGGTTGAATTTTGGGCTCCGTGGTGTGGTCCATGTCGAATGATCCACCCTGTCGTTGATGAACTAGCCAAGGAATATGGTGACAAGCTTAAATGCTACAAGCTGAACACAGATGAAAGTCCTTCCATTGCAACCCAATTTGGAATCCGAAGCATCCCAACTGTGATGATATTCAAGAATGGAGAGAAGAAAGATGCAGTCATTGGTGCAGTTCCTAAATCAACACTAACCACCTGCATAGAAAAATTCGTGTAAAATggcatatatagatatattaccTGGGAATTCACTCATATATTCCCATTTAGCCACCAGTGCGGCAATTATTTAAGTAAACCTGAAATGCTCCTGTATAGTTGGGTTGCATCATGTTTCCACTTAATTTGACGTTACGTTGATTGTTGATAGTCGAATGTTTCTCATGTTTAGACATTCACTTTTGTCTGTAAAGGCTTTAACAAAGCATAATCTTACACGATTTGAATAAAAACTCGGATAGTTCTTACCTTGTTTGGTACCTGTAGGCAAAGTGCGTATGCTATGTTTATCAGTAGTCTTTGGGTTTGTGAGATCAGTACTCATTACTGAGGTTCTATGGGCTGTCCTATACCTTGCTGACTGTTGATGCCAAATTTGTGTTTGCTAGAGCTGCAGTTCATGGCAGCAAATGTGTTCCTTGATGTATTAATTTTGTTGATCTGCGTTCTTGCATTGGCAGAGCCAGAATTTTAAACTTTTGAGTTTTGAACCACAATGCTTTTGCTTTAGTTTTGAATAAACTCGTAGCTATGTTGGCTCTGCCCTTTGTTCTTCTTATGTTATCACCGTCTATATGGAGGAGATACGTCAGGAGAGGGTATGTTGGTGTTTGCATGAACAAGGATTTAAGCTGGATATGTGCTGGTGTGAGTGTGGCCTTGGGTTCTATTTCAAGATGCTAGTTTGATTACTATTATTCCCATGGAACTCCACTTGCAAAATATAGGTCTGATACCAAGGTCAATTACAAGAGACATTTTACTGTGCTTTCCATCATCACTGCAACTCAAACAATGCAGTATTTACACACCTTCCCAGGTTAGCATTACAGGCAGAGGTAGGCCGAATAAGTAAAGTATATATTGGGGAGAAATTATTAGATAGGACATGGTGCAGTTAGGGGTAGCTCAACCTAATCGGTGGCCTAAAGTCAAAGGGtaaagggtcaaatataccctttaactttgcgaaaaggttcaaatataccctccgttacaagtttggcccaaatatgccctcgctgttaaagtttaggagcaaatataccccttaACCTTGCGAAAAGGTCTAAATATATCCTCCGTTACAACTCATAATCCGACccaccaatttggaccaacccataaCCCGACCCACCAATTTAGACCAACCCATAATCCGACCCAAATTTTGTTTTCCAATCATTTAAACGAGGATCATACTTTCCGTCTATCTAGCATTCGGAGGAGAAATTACGAATCTGTTCCGCGAATCTAACTGTGTAACTTGACGCATCAAATTTGTATATTAAAGTGATTGTACTCTGCCCCTCGAGAAGTTTGTTGTAAAAATTATCGATATTACTTCCAAAGATTGAAACAAGGCCTATTTCGAATATGACAATTCATTTTTTTGGGGTTTGTCTCTCTCTTAGGAGCTGAAACAGCTGGAGAAGTCACGAACCTGATTCTTCCACATTTTACaacttttttgaaatatttctgtAGATTAGAGTACTTCGCGATAAAATCAAACAACATGGAAACAAACCAAAGTTTGAAAAATGCAATATCAACACTATATTTGAAGTAGAACACACTGGTAATAAGAAAAATGCAACATTAACAtaatatttgaatattcattgaactgatgaatattttgataacattataagattgaaattttgataaacaaAATTTGGGTCGGTTTATGGGTTGGTTTAAGTTGGTGGATTGGGTTATGGGttgtaacggagggtatatttggaccttttTGCAAAGTTAAGGGatatatttgctcctaaacttttGGACCTTTTTGCAAAGTtaaggggtatatttgctcctaaactttaacaacgagggcatatttggaccaaacttgtaacggagggtatggaccttttcgcaaagtttaggggtatgtttgctcctaaactttaacagcgagggcatatttggaccaaacttgtaacggaggatatatttggaccttttcgcaaagttaaggggtatatttgacccttttcccaaAGTCAAATTATAATACGAGGCTTTTaactttataatttttataaaaatcatgcatacaTTATTTGAAGTTGATTAATTAGTAAAGAATGACAAATAAATTGAGACTcgatgaattaaaaaaataaaattgaaagagAATAGAAAGTTAGAACAGTAGAACTTAATCTAAAATTTGCTAACTTGATATCCTAACAAAATTTCACTATTTGGATTTGCTTGTTACtttgtttaaatatattttttgccCCGAAAAATTAGCATATAAGGCCaacttataataatttttttggggCCTAAAATATTTGGAGGCCTAAAGCAGCCGCCTCGTCCGCTTGGCCCTTGAGCAACTCTGGGTGCGGTTACAACTCACTAAGGACATGACCTAAAATTGAAGGATATAGAGGTCGCAGATTAAGATAAAAGGTTAGTAGGTAGTTAGATGTGCTTTTCCAGTGTGGTGATAGTCTGGAGCACCAAGCTATAATATTAATTGTCTTGATATTAAGCTTGGTGATAGTCTGGAGCACCAAGCTATCATATTAATTGTCTTTATTAAAATAGTCTGGAGCACCAAGCTATCATATTAAAATATGCTTTTCATATTAAATGTCTTTATTACCGTATTTCCTCATTCATAactattttgacttgacatatcATGCACTTAAGCCggaagtttttaaaaaataatctctcTACCTTATCGTAAGATCCACACATACACTCTACTTTTTCCGGACCACATTTGTGGAACTACATTGAATACgttgttatacacaccttgacaAGTCAGTAATCTATCTAAACCTACAAAATACGTATAGTTGgtatacatataaattataatcGATTCCAACTTTAGGATAACATTAGATATATGTGGATGGTAACTTTCATCTGACATAGCATTGTCAATATGTTAAAAGACCTGGCCCTCTCCCTGTGGTACCTACGGAAAAAAGGCAAAAGTGCATCACTTGTGTGGCTGTGGCTGTGAATAATATGGATAATATTACAGGCGGTAAGATTGGCCGCTCGTGTATTAAAGCTCCCGTTATGCATGAATCCGAGAAAGTGTAGAAGCACTAGGGTCTACCGTACGTAGCATTACCTTGTATTTCTGCTAGAGATTATTTCTACGGTTTGAACCTGTGACCTCTTAGTCACGTGACAACAATTTTATCAGTTAGTTCGAGATTTCTTTACCAGTTACTCCGAGATTTTCCTTTATATGTGTAAGATTCTGCTAAAACATAGTGGATAAGTTCTACCCAAAACCAACGAGGTAGCAATGACAATTATTTCAAATACTTGGCTCTCTCTTTGATACCCTACATAAAATTATTGGAAGGTTGTTGCATGTGTTTTTCGTTATCATTCAATAAATGCATACAAAATGATTTACTCATTTCGTCTTAGTTCATATGACACGGTTTAACTTAAAAACAAAATTTACGGAAAaatgaacttttaaaatttgtgatATATAAATTAAATCTGATATTTATGTCCTCTCTCCCAATTTATGTGATGTACTTTGACTCGATAgagaatttaagaaagaaaaaaagacttttgaaaattttgatctATAATAAGACATAGATatttaaaggataaaataaatattttaaaattaaatattactaaatataaaaatatgtcattcttttttaaatcgattaaaaaaaaaaatgtgtagtATAGATTAGGAAAGAGAAAGTAGTATAAATTACTCGTACTTCACCGAAGAATTAGTAAAACTTTGACTTTGTACCATATTCGCAAAGAAGTTTGGTTTTTAATGAAAAGTCttataaaactgaaaaaaaataaatgaaaagtcttATAAAAGATTCTATTTGAGTGAATGAATCATTTCTTAATAAGATGTTTTAGATTAATAAGTTTAAATATAAAAAGgtattaggaaaaaatattatttcttttgtcTTATACACAGTGTCAGAGTCATacttttggttaagggtgtttATATTTTTCCTTGGGTAAAGAACtgtttaaaagaaaagaaaaaaaacactgCTGCACCTGCCAAGGTTAAAACATAGATTGTTGATGCGAAAATGCACACTCTTAATCACTGAATTATGTTTCTTAAGCTTGTCAAGGAtgtgcaacaacatgtatataaccataaatatctatatttaacctatatactcagAAAAAAATTCGACGAAGGGTGTTCATTTGATCACCCTTCGTGGACTGTAGCTCCGCCACTGCTTATACGGTGTAAATCTAAATATATCGAATCAGTAATTTATCCATCTGCTCACGAGTACAACTAATTAAGCATCATAATAGAAACATTTAATTACATGATTTGACCTTTAAATAAACtaatctttaatttatattctttaaatGAATTTTGCTTTAGTTTTTTCTTAATACCGAACTTATGCCAAATTAGGGTGGCAATTTCAGCtcatatttgtaaaaaaaaagttCATTTAATCCATATTTggtgaattggatcactcatattttgAATGGctaaatatggacttcaactaattttaaaaattcatacaaatataaacaaaatggataaaatatggatacccatttaaacacaaagatcacccacctatgcttaaagtttcagctttttaggaaaaaaaatcaaaaagaaaaaataatgaaacaagagaaaaggaaaaagaaaaaaaatgattacGAAAACAAATATATTGAATGATTacgatattttagtcatcatccataatttatacttgacttaaccatgttcttcgaaaataaaaaaaatataaaacataaaatccaatcaaaaaagaaaaaaatgagaaagaagcaaaaactaaaaaagaaaaaaaaggagactaaaaaggaaaaggaaaaaaaaaa
Coding sequences within:
- the LOC107878663 gene encoding thioredoxin 1 isoform X1; translated protein: MAAVLPSSSLAPVAAGYSFSNRRSSVRFSQFKGLKIQSTRSSISTTSSSKIVPRGGRIVCEAQNTAVEVAAVNDKTWKSLVVESDLPVLVEFWAPWCGPCRMIHPVVDELAKEYGDKLKCYKLNTDESPSIATQFGIRSIPTVMIFKNGEKKDAVIGAVPKSTLTTCIEKFV
- the LOC107878663 gene encoding thioredoxin M2, chloroplastic isoform X2 → MIHPVVDELAKEYGDKLKCYKLNTDESPSIATQFGIRSIPTVMIFKNGEKKDAVIGAVPKSTLTTCIEKFV